In Tripterygium wilfordii isolate XIE 37 chromosome 17, ASM1340144v1, whole genome shotgun sequence, the genomic window GCGAGATATACTATTTGGTTTCCTCTTTCTCTTATGTATTTTAGtcttcaaaacagatgatgtgTGGCTAattttccttcagttaaggggctggttgaagcccgaaTATGACTGTACTGATGCTTTGTTTacctttaattttatttcttgagatcgaatgaaaatcttttcactatattacttgttgatgaaatctgatatatgtttctttgagtgcacgcttagatgcatgttTTAGGATTATATTGCTAGGACGATACGCTTGATCACCCttatcttcataaagtctcaagtagccaatgaataagatagctctaattcatgtgaattgatttctaggtgATATAAGATGCATGACACATCTtatgaatttagtgatgtttgccttctttgtgcttaatgattctcgagtgttgaatctatgaacatgccattctagattgcatcttaagaactaagttaaggagtacatgccatgcacaTGACATACaaattaagagagagcaataagataaaatcaacatgccattgttttatcttaaacatcgtcattcgtgaattaagaaatacaaatgaaggttgcagcagtacatgattgttagtggtggataaCTTTCCCTTTACTCTTTCTCTTATGAGAATCAAAAATGTTTTCTAATTCTTACCAATTATTCTGAATTAACTgtttagctcgagtcacaattagattttatttgtaattatattccaatcctctgcgggacatacccttgcttctcactATACTCAACAACCTTTTTCTTAAAttgcaaggattaaattgagttattttttaGTACCTATATTGGTGTTCACATATACCACCATCTTCATCGACAGTCACAACTCTCTACACCGAGAACCGTCATACTCCATCATAAAAATGGAAACTGGTAAAAGGTATGATCATCGTCAATACCTTGAAGAACAAGTAAACTCAGAGAAATCCTGAAACggtatgtttattttatttcaaagttaCATCTCAAAGGAGGTTACAATACCTTATATAATAAATCGTAACCCTAATTGTGACATAAgtataaaaggaaaataatataataaagcaACCAATAAGGAAAATCCTAAAAACACAccgaaaataccaaaatatgcAAAAAGGGTCTGAAACCCTTCGAAACATCTGTTTTTGAGGCCAAAAATGGAAGAAACTATGTAGAAATGGAAAAACATTTTAACTGAGAAGCCACAATAGTTACATGATTATCATAACTGTAGAAATTTCACTCGCAGTCTTGCACAAGGCTTGAGCCACCTGATTATGGTTTATTGCAATATTATTACTAGTGCTAGACCAGCAACCTATATAGTTCTAGGATAACATAATTAACTTGTGATAATTGATATCATAGGAGTAATAGGAGTCTGCCAGtataaataataaagagtatAATGATGCTGGAGTGGTAAATAGGTAGTGTGCATGTCTGATTCTTCATACACGACTTCTGCTGTGAATCAGGTCCTTCATAAACAACAGATAATAGGGCAATAAACAAGGAGAGCAATTAAAGCagggaagagaaagaagaagaacacaagatttacgtggttcggtaAGAGTGCCTACATCCACGGAATTTACGACTGTTTTCAATAAGACAATTTCAGTGGTACAATTGCGACTAGGGTTTCCCCCTTTTATAGCAAGTTATCCGGGTAcccaaaatataattataacccccatactaaaaataatcaactcACATAAGTAATACTTCCAATATGAGGCACTttatttaacaatttcaactcCTTTTATCCAGATGTTGTAATCAACTCCGAATTATAGGCAAAGTTTTCGACACAATATCTCCAAGACCCCTTGTAGCTCCAGTCCCTATTGCCTTAGTGGGGGTTTAGGGAGGGCAGATACATTCAAATTGTTTTATACATCTCATTTGTACTTCTACTATAATTCTCTTCACGTGTGTGTGATGTGCAAATTATATACATACAATTGTGCACCCTTTTCATTGATCTTTGTGTCATTTTGAGCCGATTAAGGATAGATTTTGCCTAATTAGTCtcatttgtgcattttcaagtaTAAAGACGCGAACCAGAAAGAAGGGATCCAAAATGAACGAAAATGAAAAATTTTGGAAACAGTGACTTTCTCAATCGATCGTGCcccattttcgatcgatcgggcctTGATTTTCAAAGTTGCAGCTGCATCCTAGTGACTtttccaatggatcaaaggATATTACCGATCGTTCACACTTCTCCTTGTTCACGATTATGCACTTCAAACTTCACGAAAATTAATACCCCCAAACTCAAGTGGGTACATTCCAAAACAACACAAGCTTGTTATAAAAACGACTATGGGTTTTGGGGAGTACTATAAAAGGGTCGAAATTAGGTTTGTGCCTCATTCTTGGAGGTTAGGGTTTTGAGAACTATTGGAAGGCAGCATAGGAgcaaggaagaggaggaggatttTAGGGATTTTATAGTATCTCTCCCTATTTTTTGTAATTATGATTGCTATTGTGGGTTGATTATGTATTTGGATGATAtaaggaactaatcctctagcTAGGGTCCTAATGAAGCCCCACTTTGAATATTTAATGAACTTGGTTTGTCGttcttaatttcctctttaattgTTGATTATCTATGAATGCtgttaatgcttttgaatgccTCATCACCATTCCAATGATGTTctgcctaggttgagaccggaaggagatacctagggttgcactcaccatagatgacatagattgcatgaaccataggaatataggtaaATAACTTATGCAATTGCTACACGATTATTCACTatacttaatgggtttttgatatttaAATCCGATTGCTAGGAATAATAGGGATTGGTATTGAAAACACTTTTGGTGTAATCAGGAATGGAGCATTCAATAGGAAGGGAAATCGGTTGTCAACAATTGAATTgtgaattagggattaacgaACCAATGTAGTTTAATTGGATAGGTGGTGGTGACATTAGGTGCCCTAGTGTTTGCTCTCTTGAATTAATTACTCAgtaattggtttgattgttggATTGCTTAATTTCTCTTGTTAATTGTTTAGTTATctgttaaatttattgtttttgtgtaattaattTGATTGTTGGATTGCTTAATTTCTCTTGTCAATTGTTTAGCtatttgttaaatttattgtttttgtgtTAGCTAACAAAAAAACTCAAACGTCGATTCTCCGAATAGTGTAGGATTAGCCATAATTAGTATTTGATTGAATTGTCAATAGATTCTCGTGGGAACAATACTCTATTCATCactttattatttgtgcaactTGTACACTTGCAAGTAAGGAGAAAATGCCTAATTGATTGTAAGGAGATGGGCTTGCTCTTATAAACCAATGGAATCCTCACATATTTTAGATGTGGGATTCGTAACATGAACCATGCTATTGTTGAGAGCACAATAGAAGTATGTTAGCTACCATTTGTAGGCATAACTAGTGAAACTAGAAAAGACAGATTGATATGTATTGTTCTTTCTGGACTATACCTTTTGTCTTTAATCTTCGTGAGTCTCAAGAAAGCCAATCTGAGAATACAAGATCTTGAGCTGTTAGGATAACTCAATAGAGAGAAAATTCAGATCCAGATAGGAAATTAATACAAACAAGAATATTGGAAACTAGGGTTATTACATAACAACTGTAATCTTCGAATCCAGATGGCAAATAGAAACAAAAACTTTGTAAAGTACACTGATTACAGAGTCAacttttttcttgttgaagctgacttaattttccttcaacaatGCAGCATAAACTTCATCGACTACTATCATCAAACCACACTATATATAGTTGAGCAAGTCTGATTGCTTGCAAtgagttataacttataagtgaAGTAGTCTCACACATAAATATAACTACCCAACCATGTTTCTGTTCTTGTTTCTCTTCGCTTTTCTTAACCAAGCTTCTTCTAGCCCAGTGTCAGTTACCAGTGACCAAGCCTCTTCTAGCCCAGTATCTTTTCCATTCCCTACAATCACCCGTTTCAACTTCCCTTCATTCACCCCAACAAGTTGCAGTGATGGTAACTTAACTTGCACGGGTTCAGTAACCAGTCGCGACGGCTACTTAAGCCTAACCCCAGAGCCACGTCCAGGCAATCCAACCATGCAACTAAATCAAGTTGGCAGGGTTCTATACAAATACCCTGTGTTTGCGTGGCCAGCATATATCTATTCTACGTTCACGTTCAGGATTCTTACCTCCCCTTATTCAACCGAATCTGCAGATGGACTAACATTTATTATGGCACCCAACAGTAGTCCCTCGCCAGCTGACAGCTTTGGTTCCTATCTTGGAATAATGGAACCAGCACAAGACGGTAATATAATGTGAAGCTATGGTTCCTATCTTTATTATATGATAAAACATTCATACATACATTATATGTTCAACTAAACCAATACATTTTGAGGTAAATGCAGGCCATGCTGGTGGTCAATTAGCTGTGGAGTTTGACACTTACAAGAATACAGGTGATTTGGATGCAAATCACATTGCGGTTGTCACAAAAAGTGTAATACATCCGATTCAAGCTAGGAGTCTCAATGATACCGGAATTGACCTGAAAAGTGGAAGAGACATCAAGGTTCTAATAGTATTGGATGGGAGGACAAAGTCCATTAGAGTTCACGTTGGATATGCATCTGATCCAATAGGTGAGACTTTTCTTGAGGTGCCTATTGACATCCCAAATACCCTGCCAAGCTTCATCTATGTGGGATTCACAGCATCAACAGGGCTTCTCACTGAGCGTCATCAGATTCTCAACTGGAATTTAGCATCATTTCCAATCAATAAATGAGGAGAATATGCACAACCAGTGTGATGTAGTACTCTTCTTGGGATATACATCACACAATAGTCAAGGCTGTCAAATTCCATgcaaattttaatttcttaaacttGCAAAAATAAATGAGGAAGACAATGTAATCCATTCAAAAAATATAAGATGCAATAAGGAATGGTGACGTCCTACTATTCATTTTTACAATTTCTTTCGTGGATGACTCTGTGTATTTGAATAGAAACTATAAATATATTCAGAATGTGTTCGTGTGATGGAAATAGATTTTTTGTTTATCAAAGGCAGATCGAGGAAGAAATTGTTTTTGGACCTAAATGGTTTGGAATGGCTGAAAATATCATTTCTAAATTATGCTGACTTGTGACAAAGTCATGAGTTGGACGTTCTTACTAGTTGCATGTAATATccggtgttttttttaaaaaaaatatatataaaatatatatatttatgtatatttgtaGAGGAAATGTAAGACAAATGTAAGTCATTTGGACCAAAGTCTTTCATTAAGACCCAATATGGGATGTAGCTTGGCCCATACTAAGTTGTCCTAAACATATAAGCTTCAAGATGTAGAAGGTGGGCTTAGCCCAAGTCAATTTCAGCTAGCCTTTTAACAAGCTTTGGCTTTACGGGAAGTTACAAGAAGAATCTAGAAAGACAAGTGATAAGGTAGAGAGAACTAAACAGGGGGAGAAGAAGAATCTAAAGGGAAGACGTGAAACAAGGAGAGTAGTGGAGTGTAAATCGCATAGATTCTCTCATGGTTGCCTAGGTAATGAAGAAAGAAGATTGTTTTGGGAGGCTTTGAAAGTGGGTCTACAAAGCTTAAGTTCGGTTTGCGAAAGAAATTTAGATTGAAGGTTGGGGAGAGATTGTCTACGTTAATTTGTGCTTGTACAAGGAAACTTGGATGGTCAAAGCTAAAGTTGGATTTCATGTGCTACTTGGTTCGGGTAAGTTCTGGGATCAATTAAACTCTGAATTTGTTTTGACCTGTACAAGATGGGAAGTGCTACATGCGTGTGAATTGATGTGTGActgacaccaaagtgtgtgtgtacttaccccaagtgtagggtatcgtcaagtaataaatcggtaagtccggtatcgatccacgaggaagcaatgcaaatttgaagtgaatgatatgtaaatgactagctaacactaataaacacaatgaatatcaaataaaagcaagtaaatgaaatgggccgaatgactcggtagcatgagcgattttgtaatcaaagtaaacacgaaatggatttaaaacaattagttaaaaacctagtctctaatccgtcccggtggctactcggttctcatactcaaggtatcattgtaaacacacacaaccatacacaatgcattgtgtgatactatcaatcatgcatatgcaaagagaattatgatataagacttcaattcatacatgtaggccatcgggtctcttaatctacgatgaacacaaagggataagcacctaatattatggattaatgttcccccttggggctcggcttagctaacaccctagtttcacactcaaagatcaattaaccataactctcccatgcacattcctaaatgaacccaaaaccccatcatcaatacacataattaatagctatgcaatggaaaactcaattaattaaggaaatcatgcaatggatttaacaattctcaatcaaacacattagatgcaatccctagactagacaatccaagaatacaatcaaatatgtcattctcatgtatccaatcacacaactatcacgaaattaaaagagaaaaatcgaagctacgattctttgagcataccttgagtaatcgaaaccttgcacccaccgttcgggactagaaactagaaagggaacttagccactcattataatgagaataaacatcaattttatagatgaaaaccaatgtttacaatcaagatcacaagaactaagtaaaaccctagagagagaaagagagagaaaaactatggaggctagatgttgtgtaatccatgaatgagaaagaaaaccccaatcttagggttttcccctctttttacaatagaaaatacctaactacccttataaaatcgttccccattggttacatacatgatttaccccaaatgccctagAAATTTTGGTGTAGAAAATTAcagatccgcggtaggtgtccggacggcttcggaaggtgtccggacacctgggcttcatcaagtcttcgttataggctctgtctcatttttcaaaggaagtgtccggacacctaatgtgggtgtccggacaataagtgtccggacacctctcaaggtgtccggacacctcacaacaaaaagtgcccaaaaagtgctccaacttgcccgaacaaggtccgattcctacaaaaccaagggaaaacatttgtaagtgtaaaactaagctaaaatgcaatcaaatacattagctaagtgctagaacatcctaattaaaggacattggaacctcaaaatagaggtccaatcaatgTGATATGATGGAAATTTTGTAGGAGATTGGACTTGAAGTGTAAGTCATGCAGTCAACAACTAGATTTTCAAGGGTAAGTGGAATTGAATCTCTATTTCAATTAAGATGACGTTTGTGCTTGTAAGTGAGGTAAGGACTTATTGAAGTTCTATATACTGTTGGCATTGAGTTGTTAAATGCTATATCGTTTTATTATATGGTCAGGCGGTGGACATTGTCTCAGGATTTGACTAGTAGCATATTTCTGGTGAGTGGATAGATAACTTATTTGATACATTGAACCCGCACACACCTATGATCCGTCCTTTTCTTCAGATTTTGTATTAGTGTCCCTATTTGTCAATCTCCGTATATATCCGTCTAGTTACTGTTTGTTAGACTTCTTGTGTGACCCATGATTTTCTTACCATTGGGACAAGCATAGAATTAACTGCATGCGACCTTTTGATATGACATCGATTACTCTGATTCTGAAATATGTGTTATTCGGATTTCGTATCGGGATGGAATGTTCTGATTCGGACTTGTGATCGTATCCTATTCTGGTTCAGTTTGATTGATTGTTATTTGTTCCTTGGGAGTTACTATCTGTTAGAATACTGTACGCTAACGACAGGATACGTTAGCCTTGGTGCACCAAGTTTGGATATGTTCGGATATCAGCACTGTGTGTGCTGTCTGATACTAGCACCTTGGGTGTTGTCTCACATCAGCACTTCATGTGCTGTCTGATGTCGGCACTTCGTGTGCTGTCTGATATTCTGATTGTTTCTGTATGATGGTACTCCCTTCCGAAATGTTGCTTGTTCAGTTCTTTGACTCTTGATTACCCGGCTTGTCCCCTTTGTATCGTTTAAGTTTCTATTCATTCACTGAGTCTTGTGACTCATGCTTCCTTGTTGATACTTTTGTTTCAGATAGAGTAGTTTCGGCAGGTCCAGGACCACCTTCAGCTATTTAGAGTTCTATCCGATTCCGGAGAGCCCGTCACCTGTTGTGTGGGTAGTCACTCTGATATTTTGTATTTTGCTACTCATGTATAAATTTATGAATCTTAGATGCTCCGTTAATTACAGATAGGATGTTTTTGGTATGTATTGCTTTAAGTCTTGACTGTACTCTGGCTATTACTTCCGCGTTATGTAAATTTTAGTTCCATACTCCTTATGCATGTTTGAATTATTTGTTTTGAGGCTTGTTTGATCTCAGTGGACTTCTAGGTCCATTGGGGTCATGCGCCGATCACGTGCCCTTATTTGGGTCGTGACATTGCACCTGAGGGGCTTTGCTTTGGTAGTTTTGTCGCTTAAAGTGATGGATGTTTTTTTTGGCCAGcttttgatgatattttttgtaaattgaGTATATAAGACAATTATGTTATGGAAATAACAATAAAAGTTGCTTGGAAGATCCGATCCTCCacacgatatatatatatatatatatatatatatgacatgaCGACAAAGGCCTTTAAAAATTTAACCAAACACAAATGCCACATTCACCCTCAATTGGGGTGGGTCCCTCACGCTTGGACCCCGACCCTTTCCTTTCCTACCAATAATTGTAAGTTGTATTTATCAAAGAATCCGTACGTGCGTGGAAGGCGAAATACGTCAAAATATTAAGAACAATTACTTTGTTGGGGGGGAGATGCTTGTCGTTGTCAATTTTAGGGCATAAGCCAGCATACCCTGATCTAGCTTACAATCTACGCGTTCATTTTATCTTGACTTGGTATAAAATGATTGCCTGCGCCACCCTTGCTATCAGACTCCATGAGCTCATTCTTATGCCCGTTGGACCAACATTTTGTTTTAGATGTAACGAACTTAGGAATTGTGATCACTAGGGCACAAAATTGGTgtgaggaaattttttttttttgttctttatatAATAGATTTATGAATATggacagaaaacaaaaaaaatatatatttaataattcaAAGCTATAAAAAATACATTGTAATTAATCACAATTGTTCTCCAcgaattttcatattttgaaaatatttatgaCATCAATATTCCAAACAACTCTTTTTCTATATAACATACAAGACAATCACTCAAAAATTGATCATTCATTTGGTTGTAAAGTGAAGGGTAGTTGGGCTTAACAATGTAAAGGGCACACAATAGAGTTGGGTTAACGATTGAGAGGCTTGGACAATTGGGCTTGACAAAGTAAAGGGAACACAATAGAGTGGGGGTTTCGGGCTGTGACTTAGAAGGATTGAGTCAAAGTCACTTAGTGGGTTTTAGTGGACTaggggcctttttttttttttttactggggGCCTATGTATCAAATTGTCAAGAACACATGTATACTTAATGAAAATTTTCGGAAATCACTGGGGGCCCGTGCCCCCAGTCCGCAAAGCATAGGTTTGCCACTAAATGTGATTAGATTTTccaatcatattttttttaaaaaaaatgatgaggaGATGTGAACTCTGATCATTAaagtgatacacatcattcttatcACTCAAACTAGTGGCTTGAGTGTCGAATGATCCATTCGGTATAAAAATTATAGAATCATCTAATACTCTAATATGTGTGACACAAAATGATAGATTTTATGTAACCTATGCAGTCGATTTTAATGATTTTGTACTAAGATTAATACCGgcagagtaaaaaaaaaaaaaaaattcctactTGGATAAAAAAATAAGTTTAATTATCAAATATGATTAGATGAAGACAAATCTCATATAAACTCCAGATCAtacgaaaaaaggaaaaagatgaGTATAAAAAGACATAGCAAAGGAAAGAGTATCCACAGCTATATACTATACTTGCCCAAATCACACAAACTCTATCACCACCAGCTATACTACACctctctttctccttcaaacaAACTGTTTATGATTAAACGTGGGTTGCTCTGAATTCTGAATTTTGAGTCTCCTTTGTTTCCAAGAAATCAAGAAAAGCTACTGGTACAAGAACCGACAGATGGATCCGTGCCTTTTTGTGCGGATCCTGGTGGGAAATTTGGCTATTAAGTTTCCGGCGAACTCCAAACCATTCTCCTCCTCCACGTCTCCGTACTATTGCAAAATCAGACTCAGCAACCGGAGCAATAACCAATTCGATGTTCACGTGGCTACGATTCCACTGTTATCTCCACAACAACAAGAACCACAACAGGGGTCTCTGTCTaattcactcgccgcctgctTCACTCTTGATGAAACCCAGATCGAAAGCTACTCTGTTCCATCGAAAAACCCACCCAAGTTGAAGATTGACATCTTCAAGGGCAGCGAAGGGATGAGTTCTGGGTTGGTTACAGACGGGCAGTTGTTTGGTAGGGTTTCTGTGACGTTGGGAGATTTGCGAGAGGCAGAGACGAGGATGCGAGTACTTCACAATGGCTGGGTGGCGATCGGTGGGGGCAAGAAGGGGTCGTTGGCTGAATTTTATCTTAGAGTTCGGGCTGAACCCGACCCGAGATTCGTGTTCCAGTTCGGTGGAGAACCGGAATGTAGCCCTCAGGTTTTTCAGGTTCAAGGGAATACTAGGCAGGCCGTTTTCACTAGCAAGTTCAGTAGTTGCAGGAATGCCGGGGACCGGAATCTCGGAACCATGTGagtggttttcttttctttttcttttttgtgtttggtttcTCAGAAAATCGAATTGAGTCATTGAATTTTCGTGTCTACATCAATCAAGGTTTTAGTTCTAATTACAAATCAGAAAAGTTTTTGACAGAAACATACTCTAAAGCTGTGTATTTGACAAAACAGGACATCGATGTCAGAGCATGGAACTCCAAGAAATTGGTTACCCTCTTTAGGATCCAATAAAGACCAAAAAGAACGAAAAGGATGGTCAATTACAATTCACGACCTCTCTGGTTCACCAGTAGCAATGGCATCAATGGTGACCCCATTCGTCCCATCCCCAAGATCCGACCGTGTCAGTAAATCCAACCCAGGTGCATGGCTAATTCTCCGACCCGGCCACGGTACTTGGACTTCCTGGGGCCGCCTCGAGGCTTGGCGCGATAACTCACACTCCGACGCAGTCTGTTACCGCTTCGACCCACTCCACGACACTGCCACACCAACCACCGTCGCCAGTTCCACCATCAATGCCAAAACCGGCGGGAAGTTCACCATCGACACGTCCTCCAGTGAAGCAACCCCGGTGAACAGCCCGCACAGTAGTTGCGATTTCGGGTCCGGGTCCGGGTCCTGGTCCAGCTCCGATTTTGGGTTATTGCCGCAAGTTTTGTACAGAGGGTTTGTGATGTCGTCGAGCGTGGAAGGCGTGGGGAAGTGTAGCAAGCCGGAGGTGGAGGTTGGAGTGCAGCACGTGACTTGCAGGGAGGATGCGGCGGCTTTTGTGGCTTTGGGTGCAGCCATGGATCTAAGCATGCATGCTTGCAAATCGTTCTCTCATAGGCTAAGGAAGGGATTGCGATAGCAGTCAGGGTTTTGTCGTTTGACGCCGCCAATTTGGTGTGTCGTTTTGAGGGAAACCGATTGAGTTTGGTTAaggtttttggattcttttggcCGAATGAGCTGACAGCAGTTTTTGAGCTGGTTGTGAATTCaactatttcatttttttgtacaGTGAGAAATGGCAATGCAGAGCAGCCTttactttggttttttttattttataaacaataaaaaatttattctcTGCTTTTGTTGTGGcagttttagaattttttttttgttgggctTTTATTGGATTGTGTGGTTTCAACAAGAATAGGCcttgcaaatgagtcattgattgagtggcaatgactttgcatgtccctgatttcaggtcatgggttctagtctcaccttctcctgaatatttataaggagttgtgtgggcttagtctgtccctgcttgggcttgatttgtgcctcctgcgtgagacctgttgacacctgtactttcataagcttgatctggtggtgtgtcgtatattatatttgtatttgtactcaaaaaaaaaaacaagaataggCCTTGGTCAGAACAATTGGGcaaaatttctttcaaaatccATTTTAGAACCTAAGGTTATGTTTGGTTGGTATAGGGAATGAGAATGGTAATGGAAATAGTAATGAGAATGGTTATTACAATGATCCGTTTGGTTGCATTAAGGAATGATGTAGTAATGATGGATTACAAAGTTTGGtattcaaattttttgttgGAATGAAATAGGAATGAAGTATTTATTGATCAAAATaccctaattatatatatttcaaaatgtaatatgattaaaaaaaatgggaaaattGGTTATAAGTCCATCTCTTAAAAATGTTATTAAAACaatgacactcttaaaagttttattcgaTAAAGTCTATAAAGTTTAAAATACTATTCTATAAaggataaaaagtaaaaaatatgattttattgtctaaaatactctcatcttcatcctcaaacaggGCACAAGCCgtgattcatctctgacctccGTCGGAATCTTCGTCTCCGTCgtcggaagcttcgtctccgtCATCAGAAGCTTCGTCCTCGCCCCCATGGCTTATTCAACAATTCTATGTCACTttcagtgatttttcatccctatttttgttgtattcgaattagatctactcatactcaccacgggcttgtagatcttgttgttctCCTTTGATttatcatcacatcattattttt contains:
- the LOC119981936 gene encoding anti-H(O) lectin 1-like, whose amino-acid sequence is MFLFLFLFAFLNQASSSPVSVTSDQASSSPVSFPFPTITRFNFPSFTPTSCSDGNLTCTGSVTSRDGYLSLTPEPRPGNPTMQLNQVGRVLYKYPVFAWPAYIYSTFTFRILTSPYSTESADGLTFIMAPNSSPSPADSFGSYLGIMEPAQDGHAGGQLAVEFDTYKNTGDLDANHIAVVTKSVIHPIQARSLNDTGIDLKSGRDIKVLIVLDGRTKSIRVHVGYASDPIGETFLEVPIDIPNTLPSFIYVGFTASTGLLTERHQILNWNLASFPINK
- the LOC119982848 gene encoding uncharacterized protein LOC119982848; amino-acid sequence: MDPCLFVRILVGNLAIKFPANSKPFSSSTSPYYCKIRLSNRSNNQFDVHVATIPLLSPQQQEPQQGSLSNSLAACFTLDETQIESYSVPSKNPPKLKIDIFKGSEGMSSGLVTDGQLFGRVSVTLGDLREAETRMRVLHNGWVAIGGGKKGSLAEFYLRVRAEPDPRFVFQFGGEPECSPQVFQVQGNTRQAVFTSKFSSCRNAGDRNLGTMTSMSEHGTPRNWLPSLGSNKDQKERKGWSITIHDLSGSPVAMASMVTPFVPSPRSDRVSKSNPGAWLILRPGHGTWTSWGRLEAWRDNSHSDAVCYRFDPLHDTATPTTVASSTINAKTGGKFTIDTSSSEATPVNSPHSSCDFGSGSGSWSSSDFGLLPQVLYRGFVMSSSVEGVGKCSKPEVEVGVQHVTCREDAAAFVALGAAMDLSMHACKSFSHRLRKGLR